In the genome of bacterium, the window TGAGCTGCTTCTGCGTGCGCGCTCAGCTACCACCCCTGGGGAGATCTATAGATGGATCGCGAAACACAGGGGTTGGGTTCACTCATCGCTCCTCGGAACGACGGGGCTGCGAATCAGTGAAAGAACGCCTCCTCGAACTCCTTCAAGGCCAGACCGAGCTGGCGGCCAGGCTGGCTGCCGTCCGCGACTGGAGCCGGAAGGTGAGGACTACGGAGTACCACCTCACCAATGCATGCAATATCCGTTGCAAGGGGTGCTGGTTCTTCGAATACGACTTCGATCGAACAACCAGCGAGGTGACGTCACTCCACGAGTGGAAGGATTTCGCTGCCAAGGAGGCAGAGCGCGGGATTACATCTGCTCTCATTGTCGGTGGAGAACCGTTGCTCTTTCCCAAGCGAATTGAGTCTTTCGTCTCCAATATGCCGTTCGTAACCGTTTCATCGAATGGGCTCCAGGCACTTCCCAAAGAGGGATTCGAAGATGTAAACGTGGCACTTACGCTGTTCGGCGGTGGGCCCTTGGACGACCAGATTCGGGGGCACCATCCCAACGGCAGCAGGCTAGAGGGTCTCTTTGAAACAGCCCTTGCCAACTACCGTGGAGATGACAGGGCCATCTTCATCTTTGCGCTCAGCGATGACTCCGCGCAGCATATCGAGAGCACGGTCAGGCGGATCGAAGACAACGGCAATCAAGTGACTTTCAACTACTACAGCGACTACGGCAGCGACGACCCGCTCCACGCTGCCCACGGCAACCTCGCGCTTCTTGAAGAAGCCCTCCGAGTTCGCGAGAAATACCCCGATACAGTGCGCAGCACTGACTACTACATCCGGGCACTGGTTACGGGAAGAACGGAGTGGGGTGAGTTCGGTTACGACGTCTGTCCGAGCATCAGCATCGATCACCCTGCGCACGAAGCACGCCGAAAGAACGGGAATCCCACGCTCCCGCTCTTTAATGCTTGGGCAGCCGACCTCGAGACAGTTAACTTCTGCTGCACTTCAGGGCACTGCGAGAGCTGTCGAGACAGTCAGGCGGTACAGAGCTGGTTGATGATGAGCCTCTCGCATTTCCTCTCGTCTGTTGATTCGCTTGAGGCTTGGCTCGATCTATCCGAGAGCTATTGGTCTCAGTTCGTGTGGTCACCCTACCATCGCCGCGCGATCGCAAATCGGCCTTAGCCCGCCAGGAGAGGAACGAGACTGTGGCTGGTGCTGTCACTCCGATTGCGAGCGCAGATCTGCGCCGCTTGCATCCCCGAGCGATCGACACGCCGGAGTCAATCGCTCGGTTGCTAAGCGAGCTATTCGACCGCAGGATAGAACTTAGCCGGTCGACAAACCGCTACAGCGAAAAGGAGACGGCGACCATCGCCGAGCTTCATGACAGCACGGTCGTTCTCACAGTGCGAAACTTCGAGGACGACTCTCGAAACCAGCTGTTTCTCAACTTCGAACTCTCTGGGCGACCCTATTTTTTCTCTGCGCCGAAAATGGGAAACTTAGAAGTCGACCGGCTCTCGATCGGAGTTCCGGCGGTCATTTACGAGGCCGAGCGGCGTGACCGGTATCGGCAACCGGCCGATCTTCGTCGAATGGATGTCACGATCGACGGGATGCAGGCGCGGGCTGAACTTACCGATCGATCCGCCGATGGGATGGGGTTGCGAGTCGGATCGGAGGTGCCTGTTTCTCCGGGGAGTCACCTGACGATCAAGGAAGAAGTGCACGAGCCCACCAGTTGGCGCCTTTTTGGCCGCGTCCGGAACGTGGAGCGCCACATTGAGGCTGGTTGGCGCCGAATCGGGATTTCGACATCCGAGAAGCACTGGCAAGATTCTCTAGCCGTGGAACGGCCGGCTAGCCCTCGCCGAAACGAAAAGATGATCCCCGCTGGGTTGGCCCCGCAGGTGTCGATAGATCAACCAATGCGGATTGAGAGGTACAAAAACCGAAACGGGGAGACGATCTGCGCGCTGCTGAATTGGTCGGGGAAAACCGAGGGGGCACCGGTGGTCGTGATCCCGCCAGCATGGGGAAGGACGAAAGAAACGCTTCTTCCTCTCGCAGCCACGATCGTCGCAACGTTCCATAGCGCTGGAGAGCCCGTTGTTGTCGTCCGGTACGACGGCGTAAGAAAAAGGGGGGAATCGCACACCGAACCTGTGTGCAAGGCGGCTGGAGCCGAATACCTGCGCTTCACGTTTAGCCAAGGGGTCCATGACATCGGGGCAACGCTCGACTTCGTGGAGTCAACTCCGGAATTTCGGCCTTCGGCGTCGGTGTTGGTGACTTTCAGCGTTGCATCGATCGAGGGAAGAAAAGCAATGGCGTCTGAGCCAGAGAGGCTCAACGGCTGGGTAAGTGTGGTTGGCTCGGCCGACGCCCAATCCTTGACCAGAGTGATTTCCGGCGGCGTAGATTTTTTTGGAGCGATAGAGCGAGGAGCGACCTTCGGATACCAGGAGCTTCAAGGGCTGCTTGTCGATATGGACCT includes:
- a CDS encoding radical SAM protein; this translates as MKERLLELLQGQTELAARLAAVRDWSRKVRTTEYHLTNACNIRCKGCWFFEYDFDRTTSEVTSLHEWKDFAAKEAERGITSALIVGGEPLLFPKRIESFVSNMPFVTVSSNGLQALPKEGFEDVNVALTLFGGGPLDDQIRGHHPNGSRLEGLFETALANYRGDDRAIFIFALSDDSAQHIESTVRRIEDNGNQVTFNYYSDYGSDDPLHAAHGNLALLEEALRVREKYPDTVRSTDYYIRALVTGRTEWGEFGYDVCPSISIDHPAHEARRKNGNPTLPLFNAWAADLETVNFCCTSGHCESCRDSQAVQSWLMMSLSHFLSSVDSLEAWLDLSESYWSQFVWSPYHRRAIANRP
- a CDS encoding methyltransferase domain-containing protein — its product is MAGAVTPIASADLRRLHPRAIDTPESIARLLSELFDRRIELSRSTNRYSEKETATIAELHDSTVVLTVRNFEDDSRNQLFLNFELSGRPYFFSAPKMGNLEVDRLSIGVPAVIYEAERRDRYRQPADLRRMDVTIDGMQARAELTDRSADGMGLRVGSEVPVSPGSHLTIKEEVHEPTSWRLFGRVRNVERHIEAGWRRIGISTSEKHWQDSLAVERPASPRRNEKMIPAGLAPQVSIDQPMRIERYKNRNGETICALLNWSGKTEGAPVVVIPPAWGRTKETLLPLAATIVATFHSAGEPVVVVRYDGVRKRGESHTEPVCKAAGAEYLRFTFSQGVHDIGATLDFVESTPEFRPSASVLVTFSVASIEGRKAMASEPERLNGWVSVVGSADAQSLTRVISGGVDFFGAIERGATFGYQELQGLLVDMDLAGTDAIENRMAFLEDSRRDFSNIQAPITWMHGRDDAWMDLERIREAMSFGDATSRRIIEVPTGHQLRTSEEALGVFQLIAAEIARMVLGREVPPALPELSWLEQRRVEERERIKTPLANVGEFWRDYVMGRDGRRGMELVTATTVCRDFMAAQVEALGLTDGQTVLDLGAGGGSFPLHLAANEASPRIRVVCVDLVTEALAATREKLGKHHLGPSVVYAACDLSTQPEGGTQFIPLPDSSVDSVLSSLVLNYLARPEHVLAEVRRILVPGGRLVVSCLKRDADTSTICVDTVSELQSGLGREQFGRDGELGLEESLQSFINDAAKLLDFEERGVFQFWSESELVAMIRASGFEVDTVVQAFGRANQAYLLSARSR